The candidate division TA06 bacterium genome contains a region encoding:
- a CDS encoding dihydroorotase: MKELKIQKAEDRLIIKNGRVIDPANKRDEATDIVIKDGVIESIEKSDNAKSGAQVIDATGLIITPGFFDMHVHFREPGREDEETIETGSLAAAAGGFTGVACMPNTTPVVENQGIVQLVKSRQTAYCGIYPVGAVTKGLECQELAEMGDMFHAGAVAVSDDGKPVTNSNLMRRALDYCRMFDIPVISHCEDLFLSADGAMNEGALATKLGLRGIPNVAESSMAYRDAQLAALTGGRLHIAHVSCAETVEVVRQAKRRGIKITAETCPHYFILTEDAVKGYSEMTRVNPPLRGQADVQAILEGLEDGTIDCIVTDHAPHSHEEKEVEFDQAPTGMIGLETSLGLCWTHLVETGVLTPSQLVEKMSLNPRNILKIGNGSAVGSGAGLTTGGKIEIGKIADLTVFDPQSKWTVDPEEFFSKSRNTPFKGFELTGKTVMTVLNGNIIR; encoded by the coding sequence ATGAAAGAACTTAAAATCCAAAAAGCAGAAGACAGACTAATCATTAAGAACGGGCGGGTGATAGATCCGGCCAATAAGCGGGACGAAGCAACGGACATCGTGATCAAAGACGGAGTGATCGAGAGCATCGAGAAATCCGATAATGCAAAATCCGGTGCCCAGGTCATAGACGCCACGGGGCTGATCATTACGCCGGGGTTCTTTGACATGCATGTTCACTTCCGCGAGCCGGGCCGCGAGGACGAGGAGACCATCGAGACCGGGTCGCTGGCCGCGGCTGCCGGAGGCTTTACCGGGGTGGCCTGCATGCCCAACACCACGCCGGTGGTGGAGAACCAGGGGATAGTCCAATTAGTGAAATCGCGCCAGACCGCCTACTGCGGTATTTATCCGGTGGGCGCCGTCACCAAGGGGCTGGAATGCCAGGAACTGGCCGAGATGGGCGACATGTTCCACGCCGGGGCGGTGGCGGTCTCGGACGACGGCAAGCCCGTCACCAACTCCAACCTGATGCGCCGGGCTTTGGACTATTGCCGGATGTTCGACATCCCGGTGATCTCCCATTGCGAGGATCTTTTCCTTTCGGCCGACGGGGCCATGAACGAGGGCGCGCTGGCAACCAAGCTGGGCCTAAGGGGGATACCCAACGTCGCCGAAAGCTCCATGGCTTACCGCGATGCCCAACTGGCGGCCCTGACCGGCGGACGGCTGCACATAGCCCATGTCTCCTGCGCCGAGACGGTGGAGGTGGTGCGCCAGGCCAAGCGCCGGGGAATAAAGATCACGGCCGAGACCTGTCCCCACTATTTTATTTTGACCGAGGACGCGGTGAAGGGCTACAGCGAGATGACCCGGGTCAACCCGCCGCTGCGGGGCCAGGCCGATGTCCAGGCCATCCTGGAGGGTCTTGAGGACGGAACCATAGACTGCATCGTGACCGACCACGCGCCTCATTCCCACGAGGAAAAGGAGGTGGAGTTCGACCAGGCCCCCACCGGGATGATAGGACTGGAGACCTCGCTGGGGTTGTGCTGGACCCACCTGGTGGAGACTGGCGTCCTGACCCCTTCGCAGTTGGTGGAAAAAATGTCGCTCAATCCCCGGAACATTCTGAAAATTGGAAATGGTTCGGCAGTCGGGTCTGGCGCCGGTCTCACCACAGGTGGGAAAATAGAGATTGGAAAAATAGCGGACCTTACTGTATTTGATCCCCAAAGTAAATGGACGGTGGATCCGGAGGAATTCTTCTCCAAGAGCCGCAACACCCCGTTCAAGGGCTTTGAACTTACCGGTAAAACAGTGATGACCGTGTTGAACGGAAACATCATCAGATAA